The nucleotide sequence CTTTTCCCTTTCTACTTTTGGCCCCATCTCTTGCACCTTCTctgttttcataaaaactttcaACTTTTTCGAGGGAAATACTCTTGGTGTAATAGGCAGACAGAATTTCTTGGTTTTGTGAACTACATCAAAATCATTTTTCCGAATTTCATCAACATAAGTCTTAAACACCTCACCAATTCTATCTGGTTCTGAGTTAAGCTTGAATTGAATTGtcaaaacagtgggctgccaaggcagttgtgcatataggtctcctgatggacccgtcaggCCCCACCAAggtttaccagagcccaacggccttagagaaaccgataaggctctctggtcttaaggacttaaagtcactcggtacactgaaagtgttacccaagtatttgaacctggcgcgcgtaagtgctgggcactccctgGTCCCCggctacatggtcaacggtttcatcctcctcacagcaccatcggcattccgggttgtccgcaatatcgatagtatggagatggcttcttaagtgccagtgaccggttaaaagacctgtcattagccgaatttcgcgtctttttaggcgtagtagatttttggtaagacaggcagagggcccacctatgtgcgctttggcctgtctcataccaggggactcagttcATCTTTAATGGGTCCACTTGTCcggcagacccttcattgacgtgACCGCAACGCATTCGGCGATACCAActcagtctggcaagagagtccgcttcctcattacctgcatggcctgcgtggccaggtatccagacgagctggaccctgcagccaacctgcaccagttttttcaggacttttatgcactctattacaagcttggagcttacctttgtggccatgatagccttaatggtagctctgctgtccgagcatattgatacgactgtattgcggtgtccgcagcttaggattttctgtccgcattttaatacagcgaatacttcggcctggaagacagtggtaTGCTCTCCCAGgaagtatgccctactggtatgtgggatcccaccacaaagccctgatccagctctgttgtttattctggagccatctgtgtagcAGATGgttcccctatttagcaatgcaggtctgttggaatgctgccactcctctctgcctgcaatgtgcgtcacgaatccctcgcagtccacagtcactggagccatgcagtcactgcccatcagaaggagaggacattcctgtatggctcgtgaccaaatttttacgtgaccggtctcgccagcacgtagttcgccgaggacgtagagcctgtacgcagtctcattgcctcgaattgcacaacgaggtccagaggcgaaaggctcagcagagtctcaagcgctctcgttggcgccgtccgcatggaacccgttatgctgagacatgcaagacgttggactctgtccagttgagcactgAGTTAAGCTTATAATGGTAATTTCGAAAGGACTTTGCGTCTATTTATTGGGCATATTCCGGTTGTTTCAAATACCTTTAGTAGATTATTTGATGCAGGTTCAGAGCCCACTTCCAGAATGgatttttagttaattatacataaaatataacaaaaactcTAAGAGAGAAAGCCTACAGAGACTAAACTAGTAACTCGGCAAACACGTCTCCACCTTTTTTGGGGATTCACCACTTATACGTCATTTACGTCAAACTGACGCTGTGCTTTTCACATCCACGCGATTAAAAGTCAACAATCCATCAAAGTCCTTTAAGGTATATATTCACTAGTTGTGCTGAGTAGCAACACGTTTTAAGGTACATATTTACTGGTTGTGCTGAGTCGCAATAAAAGTTCTGCTGAGTATATAAAGAACCTCAACGCCAATAGTAGTCAGTTCGGTGAAATAAAGTTCGGGATATtagcgcgaaatttaaatagttgtaagtaaatacagtaaaaataaatctctctAGTCGTCGTGAGTGATCGTAATaaagtatgtaaataaattagttgactattttcgaaTACAGTACAGTAAAAAACAGCCTGGGACATGAGGAGCTTTAGAAAAAATGGCAAAGCTAATAAGGAGAAAAAGAGGGAGGCGATGTGTCTCaagcaatatttttaagcaaattagTCAACAACCACATAGATTGTTCACGATTAATCAGTCGGTTACCATTTAACGTCAAAAGCTTCAGAAGTCGCAACAATTTACTTTTCTGACACTTTTCTTTCCTTACACTGCTACAGCACTAATTATGGTTTAAATTCTCCAATTTCGCAAATGTTATCAGCATATAATGTACACTTTAAACCCTATCGATCTATTCGCTCTATTTCgcaaaaaagcttaaaaacgCTAGCCTATAGCCTAATTTAGATATCAATTTTGTGGAGTCTATAAATGTAATCTGGCTATACTAGACCACTACTTTTTTACAtttaccataaataaaaaaggagaagaagaaaagaaagagCAGAAGATGAACAAGGAAAAGGAGTGATTCTGGAAGTTCTTGCCATTCTGACTTAGGGcttcaaataatcaatagtttttattgGCACTTTTATTTGATTGTTGTTtggttattaaatttttgaattaatacgATCAATTTTTATAGGGTTTTCATGGTATCGTACGTCAGCCTAATAGCGTTCGCAACTATATACGATCGAACCGTCTTGCATAAGCGAAAAAATTATACGAAATGTAAGTATAACAAAATTGTGGTTTGCATTAATAAGTtcatttgtcaatattttagtgcaacaatttttaaaatgtttttcattaacgAATTACGAGGAAACGTCAGTAAAAAACAAGCCGGATTTTCAGAGGTTAAAAAGTATGCATGGGTTACGAAGTATTCAGGCAGTTTTCGTAATATCTGGACACGTGCTGCTTAATCAGGCCATGAAACCGTTTTCGAATCCAGAATTCCTGGAACACGTAAGTTTCAATTATACCGACTAGGGATTTACAAATCATGGGCTCTTCAGATCAAGTCCATTTTGATGTAAAGTTGACAGTTTACCTATAAAATAcgcccaaatatttaaaacaataattttgacCCGCGCACTATATATATATGATAAGTCTTTAACCAGACGGAATATATTGTAGGTTTTCACGTATAATATTCTCGAGTACCTAGTGTTTCTCTTGCTCGTCGttctatcaacgttttttatGTACTCCAATTGGCTCTTGACtaactttattttacaaatgCACAAGCGCAATGGTGAGTTTTCATTTCGGGATGCAGCCACTCTATTTTTCACTCGAATACTTAGGTAAGCTTTCCCTATAACAATTATGTCGTAGATAAGATGTTTCTGGATGGCTCTTACAAGCTAGACGAAGCTTTTTAACCAGGGATTTaagatattagattttttttttaattttaattcctgAGAAGTAGAGGATAATTGATTCCACCCCTTGGGAGTACTCGTTGGACCATTAGTTTTTTTGCAACAACCCACCAAGGATATCTCAAGCAAGAAAAGAACATCTGGAATCCAACTTCCATGCCTGAACTCTCGAATCATTTGTATCATTATTCACCCAACTTACACTCTATATTAACACGGTTTTTGGGTGAGAGATGCCTATTTGACCTGGAAGAGTGAGGGCTAGGATTGCCACCCAAAGAACGGGCGACCAAAACCAGATTTTCATCGCGCATCACCTAACAATCTACCAAGGATAACTGAAGCAAGAAAAGAACATCTAGAAGTCGGCGTAATCCAACTCCCCTGACGGGAATCTATCTAAACGTCCAGAAACATCTTGATCCTCACTAGTACGGCGAATTATTACATCAACTAAATAATTTCCTATTTTGCAGAACTTGgccatttttgtatataatgaTATTCATAATAacgccaatatttttccatattgGATATGGCCCAGGCTCTTTTCCCGTGGCCAATATAGTTAAAGACGGTTGTGATAAGAATTGGTGGGTAACCTTTTTGCTCGCCACGAATTTTGTGAAAAACGACGAAAGTGTAAGTTAACTtataatgttatatattttataacgaataattTATACGTATTTTAGTGTCATATAGGCATGTGGTCTCTTTCTCTAGATACCCAATTCTTCCTCGCCACTATTATTTTCTGgtacattgttttaaaatataaattgaacatcaaaaaatcgatttttggaCTGTTTGCTTTTTCTGTTGGAGTAAGCGCTTTTATCGCTTACCATTTCGACACACGATTAGAGCACTGGATAAGTTTAAAgtaagtattcttttttttcagttttaactGAAAAGCCAAAAAGTATAGAGAGGTAGTGTGGGTAAGTGAGGTAGTGATTTTGAGAACCTAGCAAACCTTGAGCTTCAGAATTTATTTATCTGGAAGCACCCAAATTATGTTGTTTCCTCTTGTTTTGGAATTGGGTAAGCCTTCTGGGCTTGGAAGCTATTGGGTGTGATTTAAATGCTCAGTTACATCAAAAtagttaacttatttatttacatttgcaCTACTAAGCTCGATCACTTacgactattaaaaatatttattttcaccggACGCCCTATTTATGTCTCCCAGCGACGATGCGGCtctttatatactcggctgcTAATTCCGGCTGCTCGgctgaccatgattccggaagattcgctgactTTCCACGCGTCTCCAGAAACGTCGTGCGGTGTGTCAGCTGGTATTCTTGATGTTTTCAATGTCGTTACAACTGTCACACGTCTTTTCAAGGATGAACCGTCAAGTTGGGACTTTTTGACATTGAGACTTTCTCGAAGGCTTTCAGAGGTTTCGTTAGTATCAGACttttgacatttaaataaattagatctGTATATCTGACCAACTGAAATCTTGAGTGCCCAAATTAGTGTCTTGAAATATTAACTCTAAGTTAAAATGAAAAGGAGCGTTTCTCCTGTTCCCCATCTACTACTTGGTGCTTGACCCGAATGAAGCGTAAGCCAATAAGCAAAAGAAGACAAGACTTGTGTTCAGTGAGATTTCTTGTTTTAGCACTCAGCGCAAGTCTAATTTAAGGCTTTGCCTATGGGTTTCTATTGTATCTTAACACAGAAGTACTCTGCatgcaagaaaaaaattgaccagTGGTGTATATACGCTCTAAAGGTCATGATTGTAAACTGCCGTCGGATATTCGGTGTCACCAATATCTATCCTTTGGAACCATTAGTAGAACCATTTTGAGTATCGTGTTGTCCCATGACAAAAATCCAAGACTTCTTGaaaaattatgaagcaattCAAGTAGTATGTTTAAATCCTACGTTCAAACCATCACATTCAAAATTGTCCATATTATTGCAGACTCTCTCCAGAACAAAGAGAGTTTGATAGCTCCGAACGGTTTCATCTAAtcatattttcaaaagaggaaaatcatttaggattcgTCGTAAGCTTTTTATCACTTCTCAAGCCAAAGCTTTCCTGGCCACGTTGATGTCAATCTCAGGAAAGATATTTCAGAAAGGTATTTACTAGCTTGGACTTCTTTGCTTCTGGCCAACTTCACTGCTGTGAGAAACACACTTTACTCATCACTTTCAAACTGAACTGACTAAAACTATCGAAAACTGTATTAACATTGTCATTGTTAAAACATAAATCTAATTTTTAGGCAAGTAGTAGACCTGAACTTCTTCGAAGATCCAAGACTGCATTACATCTATTTTAGTTTTTGGGTTAATTTACCCTCAAACTTGATTGGCATGATTTTCGGTTATTTCTACTTTAAATCGAACGACGAAGCCGTGAAGCAAGAAGCAAgtatatttattgcatttttctttaataattaccacattttttaatttctagccTTACGAAAAATATTACAAGATCATGTTCTACTCGATTCCCCCAATAGTAATTTACTCTGCGCTTGGGACCTACTCTCGTATCCAATCGGCATTTGTAGTTCCTCTATTAAGAATTGCATTTAATACAGCCATTGCTGTGGGAATATATGGACTATCCAGGGGAGTTATCCAAGGTATAGACATTGAAATATCTCTGACGCTGCTTTGCATATTTTGCATACTGAATTCTACCAACGCAACggttataaagttttttacatATGGGAAAACATTCATACACTAGAGGGTAGCCATGTTTACTCAACATATCAGTTTGAGTACTTATTATGTAATCTAATACCACATAATTAACACTTCTTGCCTTTAGGGTGGCCGCAGAAGATCCTTGAGAATAAGTATCTCATAAAGCTAGGAGACTACACTTTTTGTACTTACATTTTCCATTTCTATTTCGTGTTCGTTAAAGGTTACACGTCGACTGTGTTAAACGAGATCAGTGTAGTGAGAACTGTAAGTCTACAGCCGAAAATCACTTGATAACgtctaaaagtaattttatttcaggcctTTATTTCTCTCCAAGATGTTATATTGTGTTTCATCGTTGGACTAGTGACAACGATATTGTTCGTAGTGCCTATGAACTACCTGAAGAAATTCATGTTACCTTCCCCAATGAGAGGGAAGCATGCCAAATCTGAAAAACAGGATAAATTAAACGGTCGGGATAATACAAAAGTGCAATAATAAATCAGAGATgttaatgaaagaaaaaatataacatgGTGTTAAATGACTCAACAGGTTTTTAATTTAGTCTTAAGTATAAATGGCCAATCAACGATAAGAAGTTTTTGAAGATGCGCACTTCAACCATGGGCGGTGCCTGTGTGACGACCAATGAAAGCTGGTAATATAGTATTCTCTTCTCTTCGTCATGAAATCCAGAATTTCTTCAGTTATCCATATCGTTCTCTTTTTGTTTTCCTTAAATCTAATGTCTTGTTCCTGAACCTTCACTGTGATATTCTTTATTTCATCCTACGTATCCTCTGTGTCTAGCTGTTCTGGTGCGGCAATGTACGGCAATCCAGTTTTAGATCTACTTTTGTTTGGAATTCTGTgttgtcaaatatttaaataaattttgcgaTGATAAATAGTTATCGACGAATAATTGTATCCCGTACTATTGCATAAGGCCCAATGTTTGAAACTGAACCATCCCTTTTAGAAATTGAGTGGCATAGTGTTTCCCATAATATGGGATCATGCTCTCATCTATGGACAAATTTTCCTCCAGAACACCACTcatttgaaatattctattcaGTTTTGTAATAATGGGAGACAGTTTATATAAACGATATTTTTTATCGTTTATATAAACTGCTCAAATCTATTTAAGCATTTGCTTTCAGATGAAACAGTGAGCAGACCATTTTCTCTGGACCAATACAAATGCTTCTTCGGATATTTTCTGTATCTGGATAGCAAAAATGCCCCCAGTACTATATACAATTCATCAAGAGTTAAATTTagagttttgtttttttgcaatgTATATTCATTTTATTGCTGAACAATTTCATACAATAAATCTTTagtgaaaaataaatgaaggAAATCAACTGGTGTTTTAAGCCGAATTTACACGTGTCAAGTAGCTAAAGCAAGTTACTAAATCAAGTAGCTAAAATTTAGTCCTTTTGTTTTTGTGAGCGTTTACATGATTTGTTGTTTAGTGTTGATAAAACATGGCCGGAAAAGATAAGCGTGCAACAGTGCGGAATTGTATTATAAAAGTATGTGGCGAGTTATTCGAAATACTTGCAGAAGAAATGaacaaaaccaaaaagaaaCGTTGCTGGGTGAGAAAATGGCCGAGTCGAAGAGGAATCTATGGTGCATCATCTACTTTATTAAGAGAAATAGCAGCTGAAGACGTACCAGAATATACAAATTGGCTGAGGATGtctaaagaatattttgatatattgttgGCTCAAATTGCTCCTCAAATTGTCCACTGTTATGAGATCAGCTATTCCAACTAGAATAAAATTGGAAATCATATTGTCTTATTTAGCCACAGGAAATAGTTAGAGAACTTTGCAGAGGTTATTTCGTGTGTCAACACCTGCAATGTCCAAATTTATACCCGAGGTGTGTGATGCTATTTATGAAAGTCTGAAAGAATAtataaaggtattatttttaaatatttttattacgaaaaaattgttgattaaTAAAACACAATATCACCGGCAACTGATTCTGCACGAGTTATATTTGTAGATCCATCGTTATGTGAAGAATGCATGTCGGAATATGTAGGGGACTGCAGTGGTGTATAGATGGAAGATGAGGCGTGAGCACTACTGGTATCTGCATATGTGTCGTACTAGTTACTCTGGGCCTGGAGGTCTTGTAGTTTAAAACTTGTCAGAACAGACTGAATGCGTTCCTGTGCTTGTATGGCGGAAAGAGGAGTTAACGTCATTAATTGTGCAGCAACACTGCGACCAAAAGCTATGTATTCATGCTCATTGGCAGGTTCATGTGTCATAGTTTcgcttatttttttaggttaattttgaCGTAGTTCTACTTATTTTCTGCGGTACTTCCTGAGACGTTTCGTTTCTTGCAGCTATtatttcttcttcattttctcGTTTTTGTTCATTAACTTCTTCTTCGCGTtgtatctgaaataaaaaaaatatttgtactgtATTAGCCAAACTCAAATACTTATTTTTCATCgtaaatttcatattattttaggtGCCGGAGTCCCAAGAAGAATGGAACGTTATTAAGAAGGGATTTCGTTTGAAGTGGAATTCATGCACCGGCAAATTGTGGcagtgaattatttaattataaggGTACTAACAGCATTATTTTGTTAGCTCTGGTAAATGACAACTATTGTTTTTCCTATATAAATGTTGGAGGTCCTGGAAGACAATCCGATGGTGGTTCCGAAGTTCTTGACTAAACATCTTACTAAATTAGGTACTTGCGCAAGTACTAAATCAAGTTGTTTACACCATACAAGTAACTTGCTTTAGCTACTAGTTGTAACTTGCTTTATTTCATGTTGTATCTATGTGCAGTTTTCGCTTTACAAAATTTGATATTAGGAATATTCATCTCCGGATCACTGCATTCGATTTTTGATTACTTATTTGAACTATCACGCTTCCGATAGGTGTCTTTGATTTTGGCAAGTTGAAAAAGGGACATTCATTTCTGATTCGCTATCGTCAGTTATTGAAAAAATTCCAACTATTTCAGATGTTCTTCCAAGTATATTACGACCAAGATGGTCTAAGATTCCTTCATGTTCAT is from Anthonomus grandis grandis chromosome 14, icAntGran1.3, whole genome shotgun sequence and encodes:
- the LOC126744789 gene encoding nose resistant to fluoxetine protein 6-like → MMISHVPWIFIVLTATTISIIHCKHNQTQNGKILPGLYKMDDFYNCSKPENFCWASLRLSPILPYDDYYKFLEESSQTNFKLNHTIMIRIVCIPPQYNTYDEKKRYIENRGNEEVKPYNLTTAMYRIRCYRAKPPDSNIFWQVVFMVSYVSLIAFATIYDRTVLHKRKNYTKLQQFLKCFSLTNYEETSVKNKPDFQRLKSMHGLRSIQAVFVISGHVLLNQAMKPFSNPEFLEHVFTYNILEYLVFLLLVVLSTFFMYSNWLLTNFILQMHKRNGEFSFRDAATLFFTRILRTWPFLYIMIFIITPIFFHIGYGPGSFPVANIVKDGCDKNWWVTFLLATNFVKNDESCHIGMWSLSLDTQFFLATIIFWYIVLKYKLNIKKSIFGLFAFSVGVSAFIAYHFDTRLEHWISLKQVVDLNFFEDPRLHYIYFSFWVNLPSNLIGMIFGYFYFKSNDEAVKQEPYEKYYKIMFYSIPPIVIYSALGTYSRIQSAFVVPLLRIAFNTAIAVGIYGLSRGVIQGWPQKILENKYLIKLGDYTFCTYIFHFYFVFVKGYTSTVLNEISVVRTAFISLQDVILCFIVGLVTTILFVVPMNYLKKFMLPSPMRGKHAKSEKQDKLNGRDNTKVQ